In Procambarus clarkii isolate CNS0578487 chromosome 60, FALCON_Pclarkii_2.0, whole genome shotgun sequence, one genomic interval encodes:
- the LOC138353887 gene encoding zinc finger protein 98-like, which produces MKTHHCPQCGKVFIRLGDMRRHLLVHSGDKHHECPECGKRFRQRGHIKTHMLVHSGDKPHECPECGERFRERGTMKTHMLVHSGDKPHACPECGKRFSQLGVMKKHRMVHADERPFECAECGKKFRERGHIIKHVLVHSGDKPLECSECGMRFKHRGAMKTHMLVHSGDKLHKCPECGKRFRQLGTMKTHMLVHSGDKPHECLVCGMRFRQIGHIKTHMLMHSGDKLYKCPECGKRFSRLGTMKNHRMVHTDEKPFECAECGKKFRDRGIIKRHMLVHSGDKPYKCTECGKKFSHLGTMKTHLLVHSGDKPHECPECGKRFSQLGSMNRHKMIHADDRLNTLRVEED; this is translated from the coding sequence atgaagactcaccattgtccacagtgtgggaaggtattcattcgtcttggagatatgaggaggcacttgttagtgcattcaggtgataagcatcatgagtgtccagagtgtgggaagagattcagacaGCGGGGACATataaagactcacatgttagtgcattcaggtgacaaacctcatgaatgtccagagtgtggggagAGATTCAGAGAGCGTGgaactatgaagactcacatgttagtgcattcaggtgataaacctcatgcgtgtccagagtgtgggaagagattcagtcagcttggagTTATGAAGaaacacaggatggtgcatgcggatgagagaccttttgaatgtgctgaatgtggcaaaaaatttagagaacgtggacatATAATAAAGCACGTGTTAGTGcactcaggtgacaaacctcttgAGTGTTCAGAGTGTGGGATGAGATTCAAGCACCGTGGagctatgaagactcacatgttagtgcattcaggtgacaaacttcacaagtgtccagagtgtgggaagagattcaggcagcttggaactatgaagactcacatgttagtgcattcaggtgacaagcctcatgaATGTCTAGTATGTGGGATGAGATTCAGGCAGATTGGACATATAAAGACTCACATGTtaatgcattcaggtgacaaactttacaagtgtccagagtgtgggaagagattcagtcggctTGGAACTATGAAgaatcacaggatggtgcatacggatgagaaaccttttgaatgtgccgagtgtggcaaaaaatttagagatcgTGGAATTATAAAacgtcacatgttagtacattcaggtgacaaaccttataAATGTACAGAGTGTGGAAAAAAATTCAGTCATCTTGGAACTATGAAGACTcacttgttagtgcattcaggtgacaaacctcacgagtgccccgagtgtggaaagagattcagtcaacttgGAAGCATGAAtaggcacaagatgatacatgcagatgataggctaaacactttgcgTGTGGAAGAGGATTAA